GTTCCACTGCTAGGAATTTTGTTAAGATCAGCTGAATCATGAATAATACTATATAACAGAGTATAAGGAACACAAGCATTAGATGTGATCCTTGCCCCATACCCTTAGATTATGTCAGAATAAAGCTGACAATTCTGTCAGGCTCTGAACCCCTAGTGCCCCCAGCCCAAATCTTGGAAGCAAAGAATATTCCCTGTCATACAACTTTGTACAAGTTGTAGTAAAACAAAGCTTAAGTTTTTTCACCTTTCTATAGTAAATGGTCAGTTATTTGATAAATACTAAAACGCTGCTAAGAATCCATTTTGAGCTTGTTTACCAAACACATTGTGCAAGAACTGACTACATAAAAAGTTCCTTTGAAATTTGGTCCACAAATTCACTTAAGGTTGGAAATTTAAAACTTGCAAGAAAAAGAGGAAGCGGGTATCCCTAAATCCTAACATGTTGTGATTACTAAAGGGATATATATGCGTACTAAAAAGTTTTGCTCACAGAAGGCACAAACTATAAAAGGGATAttctttttgaattaaaaaaaaactagctgatACCCTTCTTTGTTTAGTGAGCACCATAACTAAGATGAAGTTAAACCTGAATTCACTGTCTACTCCTGTGaccaaaaaaaagaacataaaaaattaactttgtttTACCATGTACTTTCCAGCCACTAATTGAGATGTAGTTATGAAAGATTAAAATTGCCTTAAAAAGGGGTCATGATAGCAGCTATCAAAGCAATATTCAAGCATGATTTCAAGGATGCTTTCAGGTTTAGAATTAGCCTTCCTTGTCAAAAATCTGCACAACTTCATCAAAAACCTGTAAAGGAAAAAgatgataataattttaaaagcaggcACTGTTAAAATACCATACAGTTAagttcttattaaaaataatcaaatttggctgggtgtggtggctcacatctgtaatcccagcactttgggaggtcgaggcgggcagatcacttgaggtcaggagttcaagacaagcctggccaacatggcgaaacccctctttactaaaaatacaaaaatcagccgggtgtggtggcaggcgcccagctacccagggggctgaggcaggagaactacttgaacccaggagatggaggttgcagtgagccgagatcacaccactgcactccagcctgggcaacagagcgagacactgtctcaaaaatatatatataaataaaataaaataaaaaataaagactccatctccaaacaagttcacataaaaaaaatcaaatttacattaattttcaaaatgattcattttttaaaatcacatactTAGTTTCATCTATTTTACTTTAGACagtaatattatataaataatacatataaaattatgacTATATTACATTCAATTAGTGCTTTTAGGACAAAATATTCTTGATAGGCTACcaataatttgataaaatataaactGAAGTGGCTTCTTAGTTCTGATTCTAAAGCACAGTTTTCTCATGTATTACATCACCTCTATACAAAgtgtgaatggattaaaaaaagattCCCTGAATCTTCTTCCCCTGGGCCATTCTTTTTTATCTTATGACTATAAGAGGATGAAGATCCAGGGAATCGAGGAAAGGGAGGTTAGGTTCATTAAGAGACActagagcctgtaatcccagcactttgggaggccgagacgggcggatcacgaggtcaggagatcgagaccattctggctaatatggtgaaaccccgtctccactaaaaaatacaaaaaattagccgggagcggtggcgggcgcctgtagtcccagctactggggaggctgagccaggagaatggcgggaacctgggaggcggagcttgcagtgagctgagatccggccactgcactccaacctgggcgacagagcgagactccgtctcaaaaaaaaaaaaaaaaaaaaaagagacactagAAATTTTGTTGGGCTTGCAAACCACAATTCAGAGATCACTATttatgaaaaaagagagaagtggtAAGTCATGGAAACCTTCCACCTGTGGTGCTATTTGTTCTGTGGCAGAAGAAAGAAGCCTGGAGCTCTTGAGCTAGATGACTTGCCATTCATGTGATCCAACTCACATTTCTTAAAATACCAGTTTTCTAGTGCTTGGGAGCAAGTTCAGAATTCATAAACCACCCATTTCTCATGAAGAACAAGTTTGAAGTTGTAAACCTCATTTTAGGTTTTACTCAGATAGGAAAAAAACCCTAATTTTTCATTTAGTCCCCAgtgtcttcttttcatttttttttttttttaagagacagagtcccagtatgttgcccaggctggtctcgaactcctgtgctgggattacaggcatgagccaccatgcctggcttccagTGTCTTGAAAAACTAACTAATCTGtgatagtatttctttttctcctgcctaccccaaaacaaataatcacgtttttatttgacatatttttttaaagacaggctaGGAACACTTACTTCATCAACAGATTTAGAAGCATCTATTTTCTtgactttccccatttcttcatATAAGTCAATAATTGGCTTTGTTGACTGAAGGTATGTCTGAATTCTGCAAAAGTAAATATTGCAAGGTTCTAGGTATCTATCCTTTCTTCTATATGTCATAGAAGAGCTCACAGAACACTGGATCTGCCCCGACCGATTGACTTAACATCTTAAACAAGCcattttacatgtttaaatgtGACTCTTTTTTTCCTATACCAAATAGGGCAGGTCTGGGATTGAAGTGGTTGTATGTAAAAACTGCAAAGTACCTCTTTTCCAAGCTCTCTCTGTTGTCATCACTCCTACCACTACTCTTTCCCCTCTCAAGACATCGTTCAATACAGATCTAAAAAGAGATATAAAGTtatcaaaaacataaacatatgAATTTGCCATTCTTTTAAcctgaaaagaaaacaagagtttAAAGAGATGACCAAAAAAACCCCTGCAATAAACCCAGTGTGTCTAATTCATTAATCAACATGCAAagtccttttaaaattaaacatgtgGTTCAATTTATATAAACTAGGTTAAATAAGTACAGAGCATAATAAGAATTCATTCATGACTCAGTTTttcctgtgtattttttttcaaactgcAATAAAAAGATCTGTATGTGTATGGTCCCATCTCAGATCTATTATTAACTTATTAGGTATGAATTACATGCctcaaattttgtttcatttttgcctGCTTTTTGATAATTCcataaatttccaaatatttgagtcAACATATTTGCATTTGAATAAAGCATCCCTTGTTAATTGTGAATAAACATTCCTTAGTTATAAAGCTGTGGTAACATTCTAAAGTTAACTTTGAAGggtaaatgaaaacatatttttgggGGTTGGAAGACGAGAGTTGCgttttaaaacaatgcaaaaggccaggcatggtagctcatgcctacaatccctgGGAGGctctgcactctgggaggctaaggcaggtggatcacctgaggtcaggagttcgagacaagcccggccaacattgcaaaacgctgtctctactaaaaatacaaatattaactaggcgtggtgtgcacgcctgtaattccagctacttgggaggctgaggcaggagaactgcttgaacctgggaggttgcagtgagccgagatcatgccactgcactccagcctgggcaagaaagtgagactccatctcaaataaaataaaatagaaaagaaaagaaataaaataaaataaaataaaaataaaataaaataaaataaaataaaataacgcAAAGGCCGCAGCAAGTCTCTCCACCAGAGGCACATTTACAGTTCAACCTAAGAACAATCAACTTCCTTCAAGGTACTAACTACTTCAGGCTTCTTAATTAAATgattctgagaaatgtatttaGTTATTCAAAAGTATGTCTGACTTTGTTATTAGAACTACCAGAaagaaaagtacatttttttgcttttttcaagaTCATTTCACTCTTAAGACAAATCAGGCTATcctgtacatttcttttttttttttttctttttttgagacagtcttgctctgttgcccaggctggagtgcagtggcgcaatcttggctcactgcaacctctgcctcccaagttcaagcaattctcctgcctcagcctcccaagtagctgggattataggcgtgtgccaccacaccaggctaatttttgtatttttagtagagacggggttccaccatgttggccaggctggtcttaaactcctgacctaaggtgatcacctgccttggcttcccaaagtgctaggattacaggcgtgagccaccacacccggccctgtaTGTTTCTTTAAAACAGAAAGTTTTCCCAACTTCTCAGAAACGTGTTTCTCTTCCAGTAAACAACACCCTAAGGCAAGATACTCTTTGATAATAATGTCTACCTAAGAAAGTAGTTCAGCTTCTTACCTAATATTATTATGTATGtcagttcttattttttaaaaatcaaaactgattcttgttattttgaaaataaaggaaaatttagCTCCCCAAGGCTGCCAATGCCAAATAGTTTTTAATACTCCAACAGCAAGACAGTGCTATTCTGTCCATCCAATCCACCAATTCAAAAAACACTGCTGCCAATATAAAATGTAACTAAaaaattcctttgtttttttccaataGTTGACTAACAGTTGCTTAAAGCCTATGTGGGCAGATGAAGATTTTCATTACCTCATTATTACAGTCAAAAAACAGAACGAAAGATACATCTGCCTTCCCATCCATGGTCTTGTTCCAACCTTGAAGGTTGTCTTGATTTCTTGGAAACCCATCAATCAAGAATTTATTCTTCTGAGCATTGGCAGCCATTGTCTGATCCATTtcctaaaggaaaaagaagatttaGGTTCAATActacattaacaaaatgaaatttctCAAGCATGGTAGTGTATACATgggtgtttgttttattattattatttaaacccTAAGTAAAGGGTGGAGGGTACATAGcaaaaaa
This DNA window, taken from Macaca mulatta isolate MMU2019108-1 chromosome 1, T2T-MMU8v2.0, whole genome shotgun sequence, encodes the following:
- the CMPK1 gene encoding UMP-CMP kinase is translated as MLSRCRSRLLHVLGLSFLLQTRRPILFCPPRLMKPLVVFVLGGPGAGKGTQCARIVEKYGYTHLSAGELLRDERKNPDSQYGELIEKYIKEGKIVPVEITISLLKREMDQTMAANAQKNKFLIDGFPRNQDNLQGWNKTMDGKADVSFVLFFDCNNEICIERCLERGKSSGRSDDNRESLEKRIQTYLQSTKPIIDLYEEMGKVKKIDASKSVDEVFDEVVQIFDKEG
- the CMPK1 gene encoding UMP-CMP kinase isoform X1, whose protein sequence is MLSRCRSRLLHVLGLSFLLQTRRPILFCPPRLMKPLVVFVLGGPGAGKGTQCARIVEEMDQTMAANAQKNKFLIDGFPRNQDNLQGWNKTMDGKADVSFVLFFDCNNEICIERCLERGKSSGRSDDNRESLEKRIQTYLQSTKPIIDLYEEMGKVKKIDASKSVDEVFDEVVQIFDKEG